In one window of Caenimonas aquaedulcis DNA:
- a CDS encoding MFS transporter, with protein sequence MTTVVVVKKAGQVAIAADTLVTFGDTRLSNRYEDNTKIFKVDTDAGPSFLGMAGTVAHFPVLRKAIGSMPRELLKLGSRDDVFDTFTKLHPYLKDNFFLQTKEEDSDPYESSQFSVVIANATGIYGLYSYREVFEFKEFWGIGSGRSFALGAMHSIYGKAKTAKEVAEAGIAAGCEFDRNSAAPADVFTLKMKEAK encoded by the coding sequence ATGACAACTGTGGTGGTAGTAAAAAAGGCGGGGCAAGTGGCCATCGCCGCGGACACGCTGGTGACTTTCGGCGACACGCGGCTGTCCAATCGCTACGAGGACAACACGAAGATCTTCAAGGTCGACACCGACGCCGGGCCGAGCTTCCTCGGCATGGCCGGCACGGTGGCGCACTTCCCGGTGCTGCGCAAGGCGATCGGCTCGATGCCGCGCGAATTGCTCAAGCTGGGCAGCCGCGACGACGTCTTCGATACCTTCACCAAGCTGCATCCTTACCTCAAGGACAACTTCTTCCTGCAGACCAAGGAAGAAGACAGCGACCCCTACGAGTCCAGCCAGTTCAGCGTGGTGATCGCCAACGCCACCGGCATCTACGGCCTGTACAGCTACCGTGAAGTGTTCGAGTTCAAGGAGTTCTGGGGCATCGGCTCCGGACGCAGCTTCGCGCTCGGCGCGATGCACTCGATCTACGGCAAGGCGAAGACCGCCAAGGAAGTGGCCGAAGCCGGCATCGCCGCCGGTTGCGAATTCGACCGCAACTCGGCCGCCCCCGCCGACGTGTTCACCTTGAAGATGAAGGAAGCCAAATGA
- a CDS encoding C40 family peptidase, protein MSRWLILVLLAAASAAHAAPPASAEDDMTRFMEEKGLLGKLEKVRVNMSDRASELVVTAMGFLGVPYRRGGNNADTGFDCSGFVRAMYEQTVGLVLPRRANEQAAATQTIDRKDLQPGDLVFFNTMKRAFSHVGIYVGEGKFIHSPKPGAQVRVEDMSGNYWQQRFNGARRVMPSPQAAAETPSLQP, encoded by the coding sequence ATGTCCAGATGGCTCATCCTTGTCCTGTTGGCGGCCGCCAGCGCCGCCCATGCGGCCCCGCCTGCTTCGGCGGAGGACGACATGACGCGCTTCATGGAAGAGAAAGGCCTGCTCGGCAAGCTCGAGAAGGTGCGCGTCAACATGTCGGACCGCGCCTCCGAACTGGTGGTCACCGCGATGGGCTTCCTCGGCGTGCCCTATCGCCGCGGAGGCAACAACGCGGATACCGGGTTCGACTGCAGCGGTTTCGTCCGCGCGATGTACGAGCAGACCGTCGGCCTCGTCCTGCCCCGCCGCGCCAATGAGCAGGCCGCCGCGACCCAGACGATCGACCGCAAGGACCTGCAGCCCGGGGACCTCGTGTTCTTCAACACGATGAAGCGCGCGTTCAGCCATGTCGGCATCTACGTCGGTGAAGGCAAATTCATCCACTCGCCCAAGCCCGGCGCGCAGGTGCGCGTGGAGGACATGAGCGGGAATTACTGGCAGCAGCGCTTCAACGGCGCCCGCAGGGTGATGCCCAGTCCGCAGGCCGCGGCCGAAACACCCTCCCTGCAGCCCTGA
- the aceE gene encoding pyruvate dehydrogenase (acetyl-transferring), homodimeric type, which produces MSAQPDNLFGSAANDADAQETREWIDALSAVIASEGRERGHFLIEQLLEQARQEGIDLPFSATTGYVNTIEPGDEERCPGNLEIEERLRAYMRWNAMAMVVKANRLHPADGGDLGGHISSFASLATMFGAGFNHFWHAESEGHGGDCLYIQGHSSPGIYARAFLEGRLTEEQLLNFRQEVDGKGLSSYPHPKLMPEFWQFPTVSMGLGPLMAIYQARFLKYLHARGIANTENRKVWVFCGDGEMDEVESLGAIGVAAREKLDNLIFIVNCNLQRLDGPVRGNGKIIQELEGEFRGAGWNVIKLIWGSYWDPLLARDKEGILRKIMMDTLDGDYQAMKANDGAFVRKNFFGRHPKALEMVAKMSDDDIWRLQRGGHDPQKVYAAYHKAVNTKGQPTVMLIKTVKGFGMGKAGEGKNIAHQAKKLGDDDVRAFRDRFNIPIPDDKLADIPFYKPEEHTPEMQYLHERRKALGGYLPHRRVKADEQFTVPGLDAFKSVTDPTAEGREISTTQAYVRFLTALLRDKELGPRVVPILVDEARTFGMEGLFRQIGIYNPAGQNYTPQDRDQVSYYKEEVNGQILQEGINEAGGMASWVAAATSYSTNNRIMIPFYIYYSMFGLQRVGDLCWAAGDMQARGFLLGGTSGRTTLNGEGLQHEDGHSHIMAGTIPNCVSYDPTFAHEVAVIMQHGLKRMVEKQENVFYYITLLNENYAMPGLTAGTEEQIVKGMYMCKQGPAMAKAPRVQLLGSGTILRESIAAQEMLEKEWGIAADVWSCPSFNELTREGQDAERYNLLHPEGKPRLPFVAQQLEKHSGPVVASTDYMKAYAEQIRPFMPKGRTYKVLGTDGFGRSDFRSRLREHFEVNRHYIVLAALKSLSEDGTVPVAKVSEAIKKYGIKTDKINPLYA; this is translated from the coding sequence ATGTCAGCACAGCCCGACAACCTGTTCGGCTCAGCCGCCAACGACGCGGACGCCCAGGAAACCCGCGAGTGGATCGACGCGCTTTCCGCCGTCATCGCCTCGGAGGGCCGTGAGCGCGGCCACTTCCTGATCGAGCAGCTGCTCGAACAGGCCCGACAGGAGGGCATCGACCTGCCGTTCTCCGCCACGACCGGCTACGTCAACACCATCGAGCCCGGCGACGAGGAGCGCTGCCCCGGCAACCTCGAGATCGAGGAGCGCCTGCGGGCCTACATGCGCTGGAATGCGATGGCGATGGTGGTGAAGGCCAACCGCCTGCACCCCGCCGACGGCGGCGACCTCGGCGGCCACATCAGCTCCTTCGCCTCGCTCGCCACCATGTTCGGCGCGGGCTTCAACCATTTCTGGCATGCGGAGAGCGAAGGCCACGGCGGCGACTGCCTCTACATCCAGGGCCACAGCTCCCCGGGCATCTACGCGCGTGCTTTCCTCGAAGGCCGGCTCACCGAGGAACAGCTGCTGAACTTTCGCCAGGAAGTGGACGGCAAGGGCCTGTCCAGCTATCCGCACCCCAAGCTCATGCCCGAGTTCTGGCAGTTCCCCACGGTGTCGATGGGCCTCGGCCCGCTGATGGCGATCTACCAGGCGCGCTTCCTGAAGTACCTGCACGCACGCGGCATCGCGAACACCGAGAACCGCAAGGTGTGGGTGTTCTGCGGCGACGGCGAAATGGATGAAGTCGAATCGCTCGGCGCGATCGGCGTCGCCGCGCGCGAGAAGCTCGACAACCTGATCTTCATCGTCAACTGCAACCTGCAGCGCCTCGACGGCCCGGTGCGCGGCAACGGCAAGATCATCCAGGAGCTCGAAGGCGAATTCCGCGGCGCGGGCTGGAACGTCATCAAGCTGATCTGGGGCAGCTACTGGGATCCGCTCCTGGCGCGCGACAAGGAAGGCATCCTGCGCAAGATCATGATGGACACGCTGGATGGCGACTACCAGGCGATGAAGGCGAACGACGGCGCTTTCGTGCGCAAGAACTTCTTCGGCCGCCATCCCAAGGCGCTGGAGATGGTCGCGAAGATGAGCGATGACGACATCTGGCGCCTGCAGCGGGGCGGCCACGATCCGCAGAAGGTCTATGCGGCGTACCACAAGGCCGTGAACACCAAGGGCCAACCCACCGTCATGCTGATCAAGACGGTCAAGGGCTTCGGCATGGGCAAGGCCGGGGAGGGCAAGAACATCGCCCACCAGGCCAAGAAGCTCGGCGACGACGACGTGCGGGCCTTCCGCGACCGCTTCAACATCCCGATCCCGGACGACAAGCTCGCCGACATCCCGTTCTACAAGCCCGAGGAGCACACGCCCGAGATGCAGTACCTGCACGAGCGGCGCAAGGCGCTCGGCGGCTACCTGCCGCACCGCCGCGTGAAGGCGGACGAGCAGTTCACCGTGCCGGGGCTCGACGCCTTCAAGTCGGTGACCGACCCGACGGCCGAAGGCCGCGAGATCAGCACGACGCAGGCCTACGTGCGCTTCCTCACCGCGCTGCTGCGCGACAAGGAACTCGGGCCCCGCGTGGTGCCGATCCTCGTGGACGAGGCGCGCACTTTCGGCATGGAGGGCCTGTTCCGCCAGATCGGCATCTACAACCCGGCGGGCCAGAACTACACGCCGCAGGACCGCGACCAGGTCTCCTATTACAAGGAAGAAGTCAACGGGCAGATCCTGCAGGAGGGCATCAACGAGGCCGGCGGCATGGCGAGCTGGGTGGCGGCGGCGACGTCGTACAGCACGAACAATCGCATCATGATCCCGTTCTACATCTACTACTCGATGTTCGGGCTGCAGCGCGTGGGCGATCTCTGCTGGGCCGCCGGCGACATGCAGGCACGCGGCTTCCTGCTGGGCGGCACGTCGGGCCGCACGACGCTCAACGGCGAGGGCCTGCAGCACGAGGACGGCCACAGCCACATCATGGCGGGCACGATCCCCAACTGCGTGAGCTACGACCCGACCTTCGCGCACGAGGTGGCGGTCATCATGCAGCACGGCCTCAAGCGCATGGTCGAGAAGCAGGAGAACGTCTTCTACTACATCACGCTGCTCAACGAGAACTACGCGATGCCCGGCCTCACGGCGGGGACCGAGGAGCAGATCGTCAAGGGCATGTACATGTGCAAGCAGGGCCCGGCCATGGCAAAGGCGCCGCGCGTGCAGCTGCTCGGCAGCGGGACCATCTTGCGCGAGTCGATCGCCGCGCAGGAGATGCTCGAGAAGGAATGGGGCATCGCCGCGGACGTGTGGAGCTGCCCGAGCTTCAACGAGCTCACGCGCGAAGGCCAGGATGCGGAACGGTACAACCTGTTGCACCCGGAAGGCAAACCCCGGCTACCCTTCGTCGCCCAACAACTCGAAAAGCACAGCGGCCCGGTCGTGGCCTCCACCGATTACATGAAGGCCTACGCCGAGCAGATCCGCCCGTTCATGCCGAAGGGCCGCACCTACAAGGTCCTCGGCACCGACGGTTTCGGCCGCAGCGACTTCCGCAGCCGCCTGCGCGAGCATTTCGAAGTCAACCGCCACTACATCGTGCTGGCCGCGCTCAAGTCGCTGAGCGAGGACGGCACCGTCCCGGTCGCGAAGGTCAGCGAGGCCATCAAGAAGTACGGCATCAAGACAGACAAGATCAATCCGCTGTACGCTTGA
- a CDS encoding hybrid sensor histidine kinase/response regulator, producing the protein MNLLDAEPTSGSPQPIRLLCVEDNPDDFDLLGFALERADPQRRYALERVEDAASFTQALQKEFDAILCDFNLPRFSPYAALQILLARRSGTPLVVVTRAIGEEAAVHVLRCGAKDYVTKDKLGTLPQIIDRVMTERHRVLEQERLGRELEAAYGRLKRLSARLVVAQERERTLISRELHDQLGQTLTGMVIHLHAAKRAAAEADAQKHTDTAMDMAQAAVSQLKTLSFNLRPAQLDYLGLTAAAQTAVQRMAEPAGIAFSVVARGAEPAPPGDAASVALRLIQEALTNIIRHARASLITVRLRYLPGGRIGVLVVDDGVGFDKHQLLDGQTSERNFGLHGMIERTELAGGKLHIRTRPGQGVAIRAVL; encoded by the coding sequence ATGAACCTACTCGACGCTGAACCAACCTCCGGGTCTCCGCAGCCCATCCGTCTGCTTTGTGTCGAGGACAACCCCGACGATTTCGACCTGCTGGGATTTGCCTTGGAGCGCGCGGACCCGCAGCGCCGATATGCGCTGGAGCGCGTCGAGGACGCCGCGTCGTTCACGCAGGCGTTGCAGAAGGAATTCGACGCCATCCTGTGCGACTTCAACCTGCCGCGCTTTTCGCCTTATGCCGCACTGCAGATCCTGCTGGCCCGCCGCTCGGGAACGCCCCTGGTCGTGGTGACGCGCGCGATCGGCGAAGAAGCAGCGGTGCACGTGCTGCGATGCGGCGCGAAGGACTACGTCACCAAGGACAAGCTCGGCACCCTCCCCCAGATCATCGACCGGGTGATGACGGAGCGGCATCGCGTGCTCGAACAGGAACGCCTGGGGCGCGAACTGGAGGCGGCCTACGGCCGGCTGAAGCGGCTGTCGGCGCGCCTGGTCGTGGCCCAGGAGCGCGAGCGCACGTTGATTTCACGCGAGCTCCACGACCAGCTCGGCCAGACGCTGACGGGCATGGTCATTCACCTCCATGCGGCCAAGCGCGCCGCTGCGGAGGCCGACGCGCAAAAACACACCGACACGGCCATGGACATGGCGCAGGCAGCGGTATCGCAGCTGAAGACGCTCTCGTTCAACCTGCGCCCGGCGCAGCTCGACTATCTCGGGCTCACGGCGGCCGCGCAAACCGCGGTGCAGCGGATGGCCGAGCCCGCGGGCATCGCCTTCAGTGTCGTCGCCCGCGGAGCCGAACCCGCGCCGCCCGGCGACGCCGCCTCCGTGGCACTGCGGCTCATCCAGGAAGCCCTCACCAACATCATCCGCCACGCGCGCGCCTCCTTGATCACCGTGCGGCTCAGGTACCTCCCGGGCGGCCGCATCGGCGTGCTGGTGGTCGACGACGGCGTGGGGTTCGACAAGCACCAACTGCTCGATGGGCAGACGAGCGAGCGCAACTTCGGCCTGCACGGAATGATCGAACGGACCGAACTCGCCGGCGGAAAGCTGCACATTCGCACGAGGCCCGGACAGGGCGTGGCCATCCGGGCTGTCTTGTGA
- a CDS encoding response regulator transcription factor yields the protein MRNNAPSKHVRIVLADDHDLVRSGIKALLSMIEGVEVIAEARDGNELIALVDDLDPDIVMTDISMPGMDGIAAIAEIHARKPGTRMLVLSMYDTVDFVKRAVASGACGYLMKDAPPFELEQAVRSVMATGSYFSPAIAQRLLQPSEPTVDDELTNRQVEILKLIAQGRASKEIAYQLGLSPKTVDVHRARIMERLRLNDIASLTLYAVRKGLIKP from the coding sequence ATGAGAAACAACGCGCCATCCAAGCACGTTCGCATCGTGCTCGCCGACGACCATGACCTGGTCCGCTCCGGCATCAAGGCGCTGCTGTCGATGATCGAGGGCGTCGAGGTGATTGCCGAGGCGCGCGACGGCAATGAGCTGATCGCCCTGGTGGACGATCTCGACCCCGACATCGTGATGACCGACATCTCCATGCCCGGCATGGACGGCATCGCGGCCATCGCCGAAATTCACGCGAGGAAGCCCGGCACGCGGATGCTCGTCCTGTCGATGTACGACACGGTGGATTTCGTCAAGCGTGCGGTGGCCAGCGGCGCTTGCGGCTATCTCATGAAAGACGCTCCGCCGTTCGAGCTCGAACAGGCCGTGCGCAGCGTGATGGCCACGGGCAGCTATTTCAGCCCCGCCATTGCCCAGCGCCTGTTGCAACCCTCCGAGCCGACGGTGGACGACGAGCTCACCAACCGCCAGGTGGAAATCCTGAAGCTCATCGCCCAGGGACGCGCCTCCAAGGAGATCGCCTACCAGCTGGGCCTGTCTCCCAAGACTGTGGACGTGCACCGGGCGCGCATCATGGAGCGCCTGCGCCTGAACGACATCGCCAGCCTCACGCTCTATGCCGTGCGAAAAGGGCTGATCAAGCCCTGA
- the lpdA gene encoding dihydrolipoyl dehydrogenase, producing MSLVDVKVPDIGDFDEVAVIEVLVKAGDTIKAEQSLVTVESDKASMEIPSTHAGVVKEMKVKLGDKVKEGTVLLTVEAAGAAAAASASPTPAPAAAAVAPPQPSPGGGASKPVAAPVASTYGGGADLECDMLVLGAGPGGYSAAFRAADLGMKVVLVERYATLGGVCLNVGCIPSKALLHVAAVMDEVSHFEALGISYGKPKVELDKLRAHKAKVVGKLTGGLSAMAKMRKVTVVRGLGQFVDPYHLQVEETSGAALEKTGKKQTIKFRNAIIAAGSQAVQLPFMPKDPRVVDSTGALELAGNPKRMLILGGGIIGLEMGTVYSTLGARLDVVEMLDGLMQGADRDLVRVWQKMNTPRFDNIMLKTKTVGAEATKDGILVKFEGEQAPKEPQLYDLVLQAVGRSPNGKKIGAEKAGVTVSDRGFIPVDIQMRTNVPHIFAIGDIVGQPMLAHKAVHEAHVAAEVAAGENSAFNARVIPSVAYTDPEVAWVGLTEDQAKAQGIAIKKGHFPWTASGRAIANTRDEGFTKLLFDAQTHRILGGGIVGTHAGDMIGEVALAIEMGADEIDIGKTIHPHPTLGESIGMAAEIAHGTCTDVPPVRKS from the coding sequence ATGAGCCTCGTCGACGTCAAGGTCCCGGACATCGGCGATTTCGACGAGGTCGCGGTGATCGAAGTGCTGGTGAAGGCCGGCGATACGATCAAGGCCGAGCAGTCGCTCGTGACGGTGGAGAGCGACAAGGCGTCGATGGAGATTCCGTCGACGCACGCGGGCGTGGTGAAGGAGATGAAGGTCAAGCTGGGAGACAAGGTGAAGGAGGGGACAGTGCTGCTGACGGTGGAAGCCGCCGGCGCTGCCGCAGCCGCCAGTGCCTCGCCCACGCCAGCCCCGGCCGCCGCTGCAGTGGCCCCACCCCAACCCTCCCCCGGCGGTGGAGCGAGCAAGCCGGTGGCCGCTCCGGTCGCCTCCACGTACGGCGGCGGCGCGGACCTCGAATGCGACATGCTCGTGCTCGGCGCGGGCCCCGGCGGCTATTCCGCCGCGTTCCGGGCGGCGGACCTGGGCATGAAGGTGGTGCTGGTCGAGCGTTATGCGACGCTCGGCGGCGTCTGCCTCAACGTCGGCTGCATTCCTTCCAAGGCGCTGCTCCACGTCGCCGCAGTCATGGACGAAGTGAGCCACTTCGAGGCGCTCGGCATCAGCTACGGCAAGCCCAAGGTGGAGCTGGACAAGCTGCGCGCCCACAAGGCCAAGGTCGTGGGCAAACTCACCGGCGGCCTCTCGGCCATGGCCAAGATGCGCAAGGTGACGGTAGTGCGCGGCCTCGGCCAGTTCGTGGACCCGTATCACCTGCAGGTCGAGGAGACCTCAGGCGCCGCCCTGGAGAAGACGGGCAAGAAGCAGACGATCAAGTTCAGGAACGCGATCATCGCGGCGGGCTCACAGGCGGTGCAGCTGCCCTTCATGCCCAAGGACCCGCGCGTGGTGGACTCCACCGGCGCGCTGGAACTCGCCGGCAACCCCAAGCGCATGCTGATCCTCGGCGGCGGCATCATCGGCCTGGAGATGGGCACGGTGTATTCGACGCTCGGCGCACGGCTCGACGTGGTCGAAATGCTGGACGGCCTCATGCAGGGCGCGGACCGCGACCTCGTGCGCGTGTGGCAGAAGATGAACACGCCGCGCTTCGACAACATCATGCTCAAGACGAAGACCGTCGGCGCCGAAGCGACCAAGGATGGCATCCTCGTGAAGTTCGAGGGCGAGCAGGCGCCGAAGGAGCCGCAGCTCTATGACCTGGTGCTGCAAGCCGTGGGCCGCAGCCCCAACGGCAAGAAGATCGGCGCGGAGAAGGCCGGCGTGACGGTAAGCGACCGCGGCTTCATCCCCGTGGACATCCAGATGCGCACGAACGTGCCGCACATCTTCGCGATCGGCGATATCGTGGGGCAGCCCATGTTGGCGCACAAGGCGGTGCACGAGGCACACGTGGCCGCGGAAGTCGCGGCCGGCGAGAACTCCGCGTTCAACGCCCGCGTGATCCCGAGCGTGGCTTACACCGACCCGGAAGTCGCGTGGGTCGGTCTCACCGAGGACCAGGCGAAGGCGCAGGGCATCGCGATCAAGAAGGGCCACTTCCCCTGGACGGCCTCGGGGCGGGCCATTGCGAACACGCGCGACGAAGGCTTCACCAAGCTGCTGTTCGACGCGCAGACCCACCGCATCCTCGGCGGCGGCATCGTCGGCACGCATGCGGGCGACATGATCGGCGAGGTGGCCCTGGCGATCGAGATGGGCGCGGACGAGATCGATATCGGCAAGACGATCCACCCGCACCCGACGCTCGGCGAGAGCATCGGCATGGCGGCGGAAATCGCGCACGGCACCTGCACGGACGTGCCGCCGGTGCGCAAAAGCTGA
- the aceF gene encoding dihydrolipoyllysine-residue acetyltransferase: MASIEVTVPDIGDFDEVSVIELLVKPGDTVKAEQSLVTVESDKASMEIPSSQAGVVKELKVKLGDKVKQGSVLLVLEGVGAAAAVPSPQPSAPAPAPAAAPVPPSQPSPGGGSKSIEIRVPDIGDFKDVAVIELLVKPGDTIKVEQSLITVESDKASMEIPSSSAGVLKELKVKVGDKVNIGDLIGIVEGAGAASAAPGAAAAPMPPPQPSPGGGASPAPERTPPTAALPPHEPSAPTGALPHASPSVRKFARELGVPLEEVKGTGPKNRITQEDVQAFTKAVMKGEASTKAAAGKAPAGGGGGEALGLLPWPKVDFAKFGPVERKEMGRIKKISGANLHRNWVMIPHVTNHDDADITELEAFRVSTNKENEKSGVKVTMLAFLIKACVAALKKFPEFNSSLDGDQLVLKQYFNIAFAADTPNGLVVPVIKDADKKGVLQISQEMGELAKKARDGKLGPADMSGACFTISSLGGIGGRYFTPIINAPEVAILGVCKSQTEPVWDGKQFQPRLMLPLSLSWDHRVIDGASAARFNAYLGQILADFRRVLL; this comes from the coding sequence ATGGCATCGATTGAAGTGACGGTCCCCGACATCGGGGACTTCGACGAGGTTTCGGTCATCGAACTGCTCGTCAAGCCCGGCGACACCGTCAAGGCGGAGCAGTCGCTCGTGACGGTCGAGTCCGACAAAGCCTCCATGGAGATTCCGTCGTCCCAGGCCGGCGTCGTCAAGGAGCTGAAGGTCAAGCTCGGCGACAAGGTGAAGCAAGGATCTGTGCTCCTGGTTTTGGAAGGGGTGGGTGCAGCCGCGGCTGTGCCTTCTCCCCAGCCGTCCGCGCCCGCTCCCGCACCCGCTGCCGCCCCGGTGCCCCCATCCCAACCCTCGCCTGGGGGAGGGAGCAAGTCCATCGAGATCCGCGTCCCGGACATCGGCGACTTCAAGGACGTCGCGGTCATCGAGCTGCTCGTGAAGCCCGGCGACACGATCAAGGTCGAGCAATCGCTGATCACCGTCGAGTCCGACAAGGCATCGATGGAGATCCCTTCGTCCTCGGCAGGTGTGCTCAAGGAGTTGAAGGTCAAGGTCGGCGACAAGGTCAACATCGGAGACCTGATCGGGATCGTGGAAGGGGCGGGCGCAGCCTCCGCTGCTCCGGGAGCGGCTGCTGCGCCGATGCCCCCACCCCAACCCTCCCCCGGCGGGGGTGCGAGTCCGGCTCCGGAGCGCACGCCGCCCACCGCGGCACTGCCTCCGCATGAGCCGTCGGCGCCCACCGGCGCGCTTCCCCATGCGTCGCCTTCCGTGCGCAAGTTCGCGCGCGAACTCGGCGTGCCGCTGGAGGAAGTGAAGGGCACGGGTCCCAAGAACCGCATCACGCAGGAAGACGTGCAGGCCTTCACCAAGGCCGTGATGAAGGGCGAGGCCAGCACCAAGGCTGCCGCGGGCAAGGCGCCTGCGGGCGGCGGCGGTGGCGAGGCGCTCGGCCTGCTGCCCTGGCCCAAGGTCGACTTCGCGAAGTTCGGTCCCGTCGAGCGCAAGGAGATGGGCCGCATCAAGAAGATCAGCGGGGCCAACCTGCACCGCAACTGGGTGATGATCCCGCACGTCACGAACCACGACGACGCGGACATCACCGAGCTCGAAGCGTTCCGCGTGTCGACGAACAAGGAAAACGAGAAGTCCGGCGTCAAGGTCACGATGCTCGCGTTCCTCATCAAGGCCTGCGTCGCGGCGCTGAAGAAATTCCCCGAGTTCAACTCGTCGCTGGACGGCGACCAGCTGGTCCTCAAGCAGTACTTCAACATCGCTTTCGCCGCCGACACGCCCAACGGCCTGGTCGTGCCGGTCATCAAGGACGCGGACAAGAAGGGTGTGCTGCAGATCAGCCAGGAGATGGGCGAACTCGCGAAGAAGGCGCGCGACGGCAAGCTCGGCCCTGCCGACATGTCCGGCGCGTGCTTCACGATTTCGTCGCTCGGCGGCATCGGCGGGCGCTATTTCACGCCTATCATCAACGCCCCCGAAGTCGCAATCCTCGGGGTGTGCAAGAGCCAGACCGAACCGGTCTGGGACGGCAAGCAGTTCCAGCCCCGGCTGATGCTGCCGCTGTCCCTTTCGTGGGACCACCGCGTCATCGATGGCGCGTCGGCAGCCCGTTTCAACGCCTACCTGGGCCAGATACTCGCGGACTTCCGCCGCGTTCTCCTATGA